The genomic region AtagataaaattaaaatttgaggaGTGATCGCTCCTACCAAAAGTGCTTTGGAGCTCGAGAAAGTCTTTTAGACCAGAAAGTTGCATTAATAAGATTCAATTTTAGATATGCCACCATTGCTTCCAAAGACTCATAGAAAAGTGACACTCAAAAAAGAGATAGGACACACATTTCTCATTAACATCATTCAAAATACACTTAGATGGACCTTGTAATCTCCTTTTCCTAATATTGTCTCAAATAGAGCATTTAATTTTGAAAACAAACCTAAAGAAAAAAATTACACTAGAACCAACAAAAAATATTCTAGATATTTTTCTAGAATGGAAAATCCTTTATGCCATTGCTTTCCTCTTAATATTTGATATCCACTAGAAACCTAATAAAGTATTTTAGAATCTGAACCCCAAACAAGAACATCGAACTACTCTCAAGAACAATAAGGCTCATTAGCTAGGATAGAATGTCATGTTGCTATTTAATGACAAGGTACAATTAGAATTTTTGTTccttttttattctattttttattaatgtAAGTGGGGAATGACCCCAACCTGTTACAAATCAAGAAAATTACATTAGAACAACCTTGATTGGTAGTAGAGTTACACTTATGTAACTCGAGCACAACACAACAAAGTTAAGAtagattaaaaaaacaaaaactatttGAAATCAGAGTTGGGACCGAGAAATGAGCCCATGGAACAATTTGAGATTTTCGGCTTAGGAAAGAatgatcctttttctttcatcatacgACTATACAAGAAGAATCCTTTTCTCGGGAAACAAGGGGAGCAATACTAGGAAATCCCTTAGAAGTAGTAGATGAATCGGAAAGTCAAGCCGCCAAACCCAAAAGGGGAGCCTTGCAATCTACAGAGACGGAATTAGGGACAATGGAAAGGATAAGTCAAATACTCAAAAGTACACCCAATGATCTAGAGGAGAAACAACAACTCGCAAACAGGGAATAGGAGCAAGGGTCACCAATGTAGGAATAGCAACAATTGTAGAGATGGGGGATTCCAGGGTAGGGGCCAAAGGGGTCAAGCAAACATGAACCACTGAAGTAGGGACAACCATCATAGAGTGGAGCATTGAAGTTGAACAAGAGTCCAAAGCCAAGTCTAAATCCAATGGGAAGACCGTGAGATGACACCTTCCAGCATCTTTCTGTCACGTAGGAGTGGAGTGAAGCCGATAACTGTGAGGACAAGAAGAGACCAAGTGCCCAGTTGCAAAGTAGCCTTTACAACTTAATGAGATCCCTTCATAGTATAGGATCTATGTCCACTAAAACTCACTAATATTAAGAGAAATCTGAGCATGAAGTGGTTTGGAGAGGTCCAAATCCACCAAAATTCTTACAAAAGAGGTATGGAAGGAAAGGCTTGTATAAGGGCTGACTTTGATGAAGCGATCCAATTTGTTACCAATGGATTCATATGCAGCAGAGTACTAGAAGTAGAGAGGGAGGTGGATTGGATTGACCAAGGTAGTGGAAAATTCAATAGCATCCAAGGGTATTCAATGATGGAGTACAAAGGCAGAGAGACAAAGCATGTGACCCCATTTCCAAAAGTCCATCAACAAAACAACATCCTTATCTTCTATATTGTCAAACAGAGTAAAAAAAACCCAGAACCACATCGATAAATTTCTAGTTTATTTGACACAAGGGGGAGTGTAGTGTTGGAAGAGATGACCACCGAAATGACTACCTATTTTTCAAAATATGAAATGCAGTCCAAAACCTCCTTGCCCAAAACCATCTTCGGGGCATAGGAGGCACAAGTTAGGCATTTTGCAAGTTGTGCAGAAGATCCCCTTGGGGTTTTATGAAGAAAATTTGTAAAGGAGTTTTTAAGCAGAGAGTTAACAAAAGCATTAGACATCGAGGCAGCAAGTTGGATTTTCCGCGAGGGAGACAAATCCGAGTCGGAAATGTCCACAACTAGTTTGTAGATGGGAAAGCCAATGCCAGAAGAGTCGTTACCAGGGAAGCCGTTGCTACCAGTCACCAAGGGCGGGAGATGGTGGTTTGAATATTTGGGGACAGGATGGTGACCAAGATGTAATGTTTTCTACCCATTTGACACTAGAGTGATTCCCTTTTGCTGTTCTGTTATAATAAACTGTACAAAATTATTGACAGTTTTTATTCACAATAAGAACAGTGTGTGCAAGTCTGTAGGATTCCTATGTTATCAACATTTTTCCAACTATGTGTTGATTTAATTCTGATTTCTGACTGTAAGTTAAAATCTTTTATTATGATAATATATACTGTTAATTATAAACATGTTTTTGTCTTTTCTTGGCTGTAAGTTGATGTGATTTACTATAATGATAATATCCTGTTAGCTGTTTCTCTTACAATTAGCTTACAGTACTGTTTTGAAATTTTCAGAAACAACTATTTTTCAAATCATGCATCTAATGTTATGGGTGGAGATGAAAGACAAATAATTCCAAGTTTTTGCTGCCTAAACATTGACTAGCAGATTGGTTTGGGTCTATGTGCCTGCGTAATGAAGTTTGTGCATTTGATCCATGTTAATCTTGGATGCTCTTCTTATGAATTAGTTTTGAAACATTAGATATTTCACTTTGAAAATTTAATACTTTTATTGCCATTATTCTCTTGAAATTAgatatctattttcaaattttattcagAGTGTTAAGACGATTATCGTTTGTGCTGGGTGAACACTGGTAAAATTGCATAAAATTAACAAATAGAATGTGACAAGTTTGACAGGAGAACATGTAATATTAAAATAGCGATAATACCTAAATACTCTAATATAAGGTTCTACAATAATCTCTTTTGCCAAAGGATGAATGTGTTTAGGGGGTAAACATTTACTGTAGTCCTCTGTTGAATATTTCAATGTAAATATCGTTGAAATGTTCATATAATATTGCAAGAGCATACAGAGGAAACAAAGGTTTTCTCTTGTGTGCATTTGTATAATAATAAGTATTACTGTATCGCTAGCCGTGAATGTGGAAAGTAAGCTATAAATAGGAATGGATGTATGTGCTGCTTTTTTCCTATGTTGTTAAATAAATTCAGCCTATCATCATGTTGTAATTTAGATGTTAGTTGGTTTCTCATCTCCCAGTTACCATGACAAGatacttttttattttcttgtgatgGTTTTGATCACACTCTTGATTCAGATCAAGCTGTTGCTCATCCTACCTCGAATTACACAATGTTTTATTCAGATGTACAGCAGAGTATTTTGTTCCTTGCTTTgttttattatttgtttaaaagTTGCACTCTCTGGAATTGGCCAGGTTTTGATATTTGATATGGAATCTTTTGAATTGCTGTCCAGATAAGGGTGCGCACTATTTTCTGTttttgattttcaatccatttttccCAAAACTATCTTTCCAGCTCCGAAGATCCAACTGCTTGTAAAGACAATGACacaaacattcaaaataaaaataaaaagcacAAAAATTTCATTGGCGGCTGTTAGGTTATAGAGGCTATAAAGATTAAACCCATTACAAAAGAATTAATAGAACAGAATCTTATCAGTTGCCGTCTAATATAACATTGGCAAATGTGGTTCATCTGCTTACTTTACTCCTCGCTTGTGACAGCTTGCATTTCTTCTGAATAAAGAAACCTGTCACTGCAAACAATCCTTGCAACCTTTTAATACATCTACCTTTTTATGTATACGGACACTTTTTCTTATTCTTACAAGTCCCTCAACCAAAAAAATAGTTGAAAGACTTCAAACAGTAAGCAAATCTGGAATTTACAACAATCTACCTGAGAAGATATTACAAGTGATGTGTGAAGCTATGCACATATTACAATATTTACATGAGAGCATAAGGGGTGACTCTTCTCTACAATTATGTCACCAAATACAAACATATTGCAAATCTTTTACTACATTCATTTGGCAGGCCTCTTATGGAATCTTGGTCTTTGTCGAAGTACATTTGTGAATAATAGCATTGCCGATTCTGGTGATCTCTATGCCTTTGCCGATGGGGAGGGTGGTAGATTGGGCTCCCAGCTTCCTCTTAAAGCCCTCCGGAAACGCAAAGTTGGCTTTTCTATCAAATAATTTATGAGCAATCACAACAGCCCGAGTGGGATTTACATTCAAGTGCTGAAATAGTCCTCCATAGTCTTTTGTATTGCAGTCAATAACAGCAAAATCTATATCTTTGTAAATGGGAAGTAGATGTTGGGCATCTCCTCTTACAAATTCTGTAGTATCTTCCAAGCCCAGTTCCTTTATAGTCTTCTGCAGCTCTGTTAGGGTTTCATCCTCCGGTAAAATGCAGACTAGATGGCCCCCAGTGTGGTAAGCAGCATTTGCAAGCGCAACAGTGGAGGCTGCTGCACAAGAGCACACTTCTATAATATTCTGTGCATTCATTCCCGCTGCCAAAGCTGATATGAACTCGCTGCTCTGGGGTTCAGTAATCTCCAAGAATGTGGATTTTCTCTCCGTTCTCTGCAAATGGCAAGATAGTAAGTTTAGACTGATAATTTTTATGCAGGAGAAACATTCTGATACAGTTTGTCTCATGGTATTGAGTTCATAAATGTGTTAGGGATTCAGAACACTGGCCTCATTTTCTGGGGGTTTTTGCCTAGACAAAAAATTGATCTCTTACGCTTTCTTTGATAGCAATTTATATAATTTTCAAAGCACCCTGATCAATATTGAATGGCCAAACCACATTACTACATTATACCATATTACATGTCTTCCAAAGAGAAAAATTGGGTTAGGCTTATGTATATTCAATTGAAAGGATAAATTAGGTCAAGAGAACTTACCATCTTTATTGTATCAAGATATGCATTGATTGCAGTCTCTGGATGCCAGCCCATTAAGAAACCTTTTTCTTACAACACTTCTAACTCTCAGGTTGCAGAGTTCTATAAATGCTTCCAAGGATAGTCAATAGAAGGAACTTCTCAGATGATCGATTTTGCAAAACAGGGCAAATATGTATTTGATACACAAGTTCTAGATACTTAAAGAACATATGAGAGGATTCGGTAGCAGTAAGATGAATGATTATGTCATGAAAGACACCCCTCAACCATTCTCCCTAGTTGAAAATGACATGAAGGATTATAAAATGCCATACAGAAAACAACTGTTACCTAGAATTCATAAAGAAATATGATGAAGAGATATGCTCAAACCTTTTTTATAACTCCTGTAATGTGAAAGGTTTTCAGCAGCCCTACTACAAAATAATGCAGAAGAATGAGAAATAGAATATAAAAGAAAATAGATTATTACGACTGATATTCCCAAACATCAATTTTGTTCGAAGAACCTAATGATTATGTTATAAAAAACGGAATATTTGGTAGACATtagttttgctttctattttttgTGATACTGGTTTAATGATGGACAGCTATTTCAACATGTGAGCTCGAAGTTTGATGGTCACCTATGGTAGACCCGCTATTTTAGCGAGTTCTTTTTTGCATAACTCCCTACATATTTGTAATCAGGTATTCGACTTTTTAATCCAAAGAAAATTGGAGACGAGCACTATTTTTTAGTTCTATAATTTTTCATGAATATTTCAATCTTTATTAGATAAATTATAATTAATGCGATGAATTATCTCATGGTTATGAAAATTGGATTGTTGTGAATTATTTATAAATGACTTAGAATCAAGCTAGTTAGAGGAGAGaaattttcattaaatatatataataaatatttaaaatatttaatttgtatataaaatattataatcataaatttaaatgaaaaattatcaTTTCATTATTCTTAGatcaatatttatatttttatgaaCAAATATCTaatttattgtttataaaatgTAATCTGAAATATATTTGAAAAAGTGAATGGATATGAAAGCACAACATTAATGTACATACAAGGCTACACCCTAATAACAAAATATATAGAAACTAGTTGTTAAGTGGTAACACCAATAGTAGATAGTTTTGTTGTTTATAGGATCAAGGCCCTCTCCCTGCTTATATAATAAAAAAACCAATAATAGATTAGGGAGGAGGAGGGTCTCGATCGTCCTATTTATCCCATACATCCATGAGATTTAGAGTTAGCATGAGAGGGTCCTAGGCCTCGTCATATTTATCTTTATATTTTTCATCACAAGCTGAAAAGCTTGTTGAAATCAAAGTAGCTAAAAACTTCATCAAAAGGTCACCTGTGAGAAGCAAAGTTGTGTTAAATAGGGTGTGTTGCACTCTGATGTccatggtctcctctaccaacaaaGGAAGAAGCCTATAATAGAATAACACATTTAACATGAGATAAAGGACTTCAATCTCAATGTTGTCTACAAGGATGTGagccacctcaataggagaatggAGATGGGTTAACTCTTGACACAACACACATGACATTCCCCTAGTGATCAAGTAAAACCCAAAGGTGAGCCACCTCAAAGAAAAATTATTTATCTTTCATCTCAATATGTAATAGCACATTAGAAAAAGTAGTAGATGTAGGAAAAAATGGAACATTCTAatcaataaataaatgaaaaaagaaattctcTATTTCTAAATGTTAGAGATAATGTTAACCTTGAAAACATTTCATATATGGTTAAGTATTTTGGGAAGATGAGACCAATATGCTAATAGAACCATATGCCAAGATAAAAGTTCTATTAAGAAAGGatgaaaacaatcacaaatctaGTTCTAGAGATTTTGGGCTCTAGAAAAAAACCATAATATTTAGGTGCTTAAAATATTTTAACTATcaacaaaagggacaagagtctcaATTTATCATATGAAGCAATTGCAATCACACCAGAAAGAATTATAAATTAATACGCTAGGAAAAGTAGGCCAACTTAggtttcaaaatagaaaaatagctagtaaaaaatatatataaagccAAACTAAGATTAGAAATTGCAAATGCCATGTATCTAGTTTAAAGTTGGCACCATGGGAAAATGGAGAGAAAGCCAACAATATCCAAGATGGGGCACATAATTACAAAAGGTGGTATTTGGACCCAACTtacaatctttccaccaaggtttgGAAGATTGAATAGCAATTTTGTGAACCATACTAGTTGAAATTGCCCTTatcataatattaaaattattatagTCCTAATTAGAGAACAAAAACATGGCCTTAGTTTCATTTAATGCAATAATATTCATAGAAGTCTACAAGAATAAATCCTATAGATATTGAATGTCTTTCTTGTGAAACTATAGGGCCTGTGCCAAAGGAAAATGAGCCAATGGCTGGCCTTGGTCTTACAAAATAGGGGACCAAAAACTATTTTGTTAGTTAATAAAAATGTCCTTGTCAAAGTGAAAACCATTGTAGAAAAGCCTCAATTTGATGGCCTCACATTCTCTTCATATGATCTTAGCCACAAAGGTTCCTTCATGCTGAGAAGTAATTAACAATCATTCCCCTTATAGGTAGTCTGATTTAGTAAATAGCTAGAGGAGATGCAAAATCAAAGTAATATTTTATAGGCTTCATCTTTAGTGAGGGCATGAATAATATGCCATTCCATATGGTCATAAGActtgataaaattattttttaagaaaGGAGCCTTTTCTTgggagcagtaagactatttcatACCATCCTAGATGGAAATAATATTATCCAAAATATATTTGTGTTTGATGAAGCTATTTTTCTCAAGCCCAATTATATGGAAGAGGAGATTGTGAATATTAAAAATGAGAGCTTTggtgatgatttttctagaaataATGAAAAAAGTAATGGGCCTCTAGTTGGAGATGTCCTCACAAATGCTAGCCTAAGGTATGATTTTTATGtttcctttatatatatatttccctAAATATATGGAATTGAAATATTCTTGATAATTTATGTATGTCCTCCCTTATATAGCCTTGGGGAGGATTATGAAAATTCATAAGAAAAATCATTACACCTAATATTTGTATCATCACTCATGGTGTGAGTTTCCTAAGTTAGTGATTAGTAGTGGAGATAAATTGATTGAAAGAGCTTTTTGTGAGGAAGTAAGCTAACAAGGAACAACCTAAATTAATTCTATAGGGCATGGTCTCATTCAAGGGAATTTTATTAGGCAATGAAAACTTGTAGTGATTAAAAAAATCTTAGAGTATATTTGGTTACAATTCTCTAATAATATTTTGATCATCCTTTATCTTTTTGATATCATGATAAGTGCATAAATATCTAATGGATTGTAAAATTTTCTTTTAACCCATCACCCAGCTTATGGAAGTGAATTATGATCTTAATTTGAGCAACTCTTGTAAAATGGTTTTCTACAATATAATTTTAATGAATCAACTATGCCAAATTAGCCTACGAAAATAGGAAATGTGTTGAGCTCAAGTGGCTCCATGGGGTTGTGGCCTTGTAGGCACACCTTCAAGTTATTATTAATTAGTTATCATAGATGAaagaaaaatgagatgtatgttggATGGCTTTGTTCCAGCAAGCAATCCAAATAGTTGACTAAATGGGAAAAATTTTAAGATTCCAAATATTTCTAATGTGACCGAGTGAAcattgatgaaaataaaaaaaatcgtaTTTAAAAAACATGTCTCACAATTATAGAGAGGTCACACTTGCCATTCAATCTTGAACTAGATGGAAAATATTTCTAACAATGTGACATCTAAAAATGTCTCTACTTGTAGTGGAAAAATACAtaacaaaagagaaaaaaaatgtgAAATAAACATAGCATGATTAAGGTGTTTAAATACCCTATCAGGGTTAGGCCTAAAATGATACCACATGTGATAAAAAGGATAGAAGTGGTAGTGACCCAAGTTGGGATTATTAAGCCCCAATTTATTTCACATGTAATATAATGTGTCTCTCTTATCACTTATCTAGTGAAAAGGAAATTTCCCATCTTTATTAGCTTCAATCTTTAGAATATTAAATTCCCTGCACATAAACTAAGCAATGGCGAGAATTGAATAAGAAATTTATCACAATATATTAGATCCTTCAATAACATTATTGGAAGTACAAACATTATTattctaaatgaatatttattataatttaagatgcTCTAAATGAAATTATTAGTGAGGTGTTAACCATGATAAAGATCATGGAGCCTGCCTAGGAGAGAGAAAAGTGGTAATGCCTCAAAGAATAGCATTGTGATTGGTACCAAACGTAGTTTTGGAAGGCCAAATGACATGACCAAATTTATAGAGTATGAAACTAGAAATTTTTAGTTCTTGCAAGTATGGTACATCTAACTTATTGGAAATAAGATATACCTAGAATGATAATGGGTTGGCCATAGAGGAGCCAATAGTTCTTTTGGTAATGCACTTTAATAGCATATTGAAGGTCCTAAGTTTGAGTCCTATCTAGTCCATATGAGGTGTACCTCAATCTATGATATCAAAGCTAGGATAGGAGCCCCAATAACATCTAGTGTGGCTTAGGGAGGGTGTTGGAAATAAGCTCCACCTGGACCCACAATGGTCTTACCAAAGAGGGGTGAGTAGCTAAGTTAGTAGAGAACTTCAATAGAAAATAGAAGGTcgtaggtttgagtcctagctattCCATATGAgttgtagctcaaaataaaccatatTGTCAACAATGAGTATCTCGTATTAAATATATTCTAGGGTTGTCAATGAGACCTCACACATTTGAAGAGAGAAAACACATAGGTGAGAGTCAATCTTGTACACAAatttacaaaataataatatttaaaatattattttcttgAGATGCTAGAGGTGGATATTATCAAGTATAGCTAGAGTTCTCAACATTCATGCTCATGGTGTATGCAATGGTGGAAAAACTAAGGTTTTACTGATAAGGATAGTAAGGCCACTAATTTCTTTGGGAACCACTACatttaaagaggggtgaatccaatagatctagccacaatccaaataaggaaaaggctgaaattttgattagattcattggttattTGTTTTCCCCCTCTGTCTAGTTGAAATTACatggtaattgtgaaattagggtaaaacaaggaATGATTGAAGTAAATTATAAAAAAGCGGAGTGCTAAAGATATCCCATGGAGCCACAAACTAAGATTTGGGAAAAGTAATATATTTAGAACCCGTTCCTAAAAGTTTGACATGATTTTTCGGGACTAGGTAGTACAGATTCACCCTGGTCCTTAAAATTTTACTCCATC from Cryptomeria japonica chromosome 3, Sugi_1.0, whole genome shotgun sequence harbors:
- the LOC131074896 gene encoding uncharacterized protein LOC131074896, with translation MGWHPETAINAYLDTIKMRTERKSTFLEITEPQSSEFISALAAGMNAQNIIEVCSCAAASTVALANAAYHTGGHLVCILPEDETLTELQKTIKELGLEDTTEFVRGDAQHLLPIYKDIDFAVIDCNTKDYGGLFQHLNVNPTRAVVIAHKLFDRKANFAFPEGFKRKLGAQSTTLPIGKGIEITRIGNAIIHKCTSTKTKIP